From a single Lolium rigidum isolate FL_2022 chromosome 7, APGP_CSIRO_Lrig_0.1, whole genome shotgun sequence genomic region:
- the LOC124677421 gene encoding LOW QUALITY PROTEIN: copper-transporting ATPase HMA5-like (The sequence of the model RefSeq protein was modified relative to this genomic sequence to represent the inferred CDS: inserted 1 base in 1 codon; deleted 1 base in 1 codon), with translation MTCAACAGRWRRPSSGSXGIHDAAVDVLGCRAQVAFYPAFVSEEKIRETIEDAGFGAKLIDEEVKEKNILVCRLHIKGMTCTSCTSTVESALQVIPGVQRASVALATEEAEIRYDRRVVTATQLVHAVEESGFEAILVTTGEDRSRIDLKVDGILDERTVALVKSSVQALPGVEDIKIDTELQKITISYKPDQTGPRDLIEFIESAASGHIAVSIYPEADGREQHRNVEINRYKKSFFWSLMFTIPVFLTSMVFMYIPVLKDGLDKKVINMMGIGELLRWILSTPVQFVIGRKFYTGAYKAIRHGSPNMDVLIALGTNTAYFYSVYSVLRAATSETYMATDFFETSSMLISFIMLGKYLEILAKGKTSEAIAKLMDLAPATATVLTYDHEGNVASEKEIDGRLIQKNDVIKVIPGGKVASDGFVIWGQSHVNESMITGESRPVAKKKGDTVIGGTVNENGVLHVRATFVGSESALAQIVRLVESAQMAKAPVQKFADQISKVFVPLVIFLSLLTWLSWFLAGRFHSYPSSWIPSSMDSFQLALQFGISVMVIACPCALGLATPTAVMVATGVGASQGVLIKGGQALESAQKVDCIVFDKTGTLTIGKPIVVNTRLLKNMVLREFYDYVAAAEVNSEHPLGKAIVEHAKKFYSEENHSWPEARDFLSVTGHGVKANINDKSVIVGNKSFMLSLGIDIPVEASEILMEEEDNAQTGIIVAMDQEVVGIIAVSDPIKPNAHEVISYLKSMKVECIMVTGDNWGTAKAIGREVGIENIMAEAKPEHKAEKVKELQLSGKTVGMVGDGINDSPALVAADVGMAIGAGTDVAIEAADIVLMKSNLEDVITAIDLSRKTFFRIRMNYVWALGYNIMGIPIAAGVLFPSTRFRLPPWVAGAAMAASSVSVVCWSLLLRYYKRPLVIQERQT, from the exons ATGACGTGCGCCGCGTGCGCCGGC CGGTGGAGAAGGCCGTCAAGCGGCT ACGGTATCCACGACGCCGCCGTTGACGTCCTCGGCTGCCGCGCGCAGGTCGCCTTCTACCCGGCATTCGTCTCG GAGGAGAAAATTAGGGAAACCATTGAAGATGCTGGATTTGGAGCTAAATTAATTGACGAGGAGGTTAAAGAAAAAAACATTCTAGTATGCAGGCTGCACATAAAAGGAATGACCTGCACGTCTTGTACAAGTACAGTTGAATCTGCCTTGCAAGTTATTCCAGGCGTTCAGAGAGCTTCCGTTGCATTGGCTACTGAAGAGGCAGAAATCCGTTATGATCGCAGGGTTGTTACTGCTACCCAGCTAGTCCACGCAGTTGAAGAATCAGGCTTTGAAGCGATACTGGTCACCACAGGAGAAGATCGGAGCAGGATAGACCTCAAAGTGGATGGCATTCTCGACGAGAGAACAGTAGCGCTAGTGAAAAGTTCTGTTCAAGCTCTTCCTGGAGTAGAAGACATAAAAATTGACACTGAGCTCCAAAAGATCACCATCTCATACAAACCTGACCAGACAGGCCCCCGGGACCTTATTGAATTCATCGAGTCAGCTGCATCTGGTCATATTGCTGTATCAATATATCCGGAAGCCGATGGAAGAGAGCAGCATAGAAATGTGGAAATAAATCGGTACAAAAAGTCTTTCTTTTGGAGCTTAATGTTCACAATTCCAGTCTTCCTAACCTCCATGGTGTTCATGTACATCCCAGTGCTGAAGGATGGATTGGACAAAAAGGTTATCAACATGATGGGCATTGGTGAGCTATTGCGTTGGATTTTATCGACACCGGTCCAGTTTGTAATTGGCCGCAAGTTCTATACCGGTGCTTACAAGGCGATCCGCCATGGCTCGCCAAACATGGATGTGCTCATTGCTCTAGGGACCAACACAGCTTACTTTTACTCTGTTTACTCAGTTCTCCGAGCTGCCACTTCTGAGACTTATATGGCAACTGATTTTTTCGAGACAAGTTCCATGCTCATATCATTTATCATGCTTGGAAAGTACCTTGAGATATTGGCAAAAGGAAAGACCTCTGAAGCTATTGCCAAGCTGATGGATCTTGCACCAGCAACTGCAACTGTGCTAACGTATGACCACGAAGGGAATGTTGCAAGTGAGAAAGAGATCGACGGTCGGTTGATTCAGAAAAATGATGTGATTAAGGTCATTCCAGGTGGGAAAGTTGCTTCTGATGGATTTGTTATCTGGGGCCAGAGCCATGTGAATGAAAGCATGATCACCGGAGAATCACGGCCTGTGGCAAAGAAGAAGGGTGACACGGTGATTGGAGGGACGGTGAATGAGAATGGTGTGCTCCATGTCCGGGCAACATTTGTTGGATCAGAGAGTGCCCTGGCACAGATCGTAAGGCTAGTAGAGTCAGCACAGATGGCAAAAGCTCCTGTACAGAAGTTTGCTGATCAGATATCTAAAGTCTTTGTCCCCCTG GTCATTTTTCTTTCTTTGCTCACTTGGCTTTCATGGTTCTTAGCTGGGAGGTTCCATAGCTATCCTAGCTCGTGGATACCATCTTCCATGGATAGCTTTCAGTTAGCTCTTCAGTTTGGGATATCAGTTATGGTAATCGCCTGTCCTTGCGCCCTAGGGCTCGCAACTCCCACTGCTGTGATGGTTGCAACTGGAGTTGGTGCCTCACAAGGTGTTCTGATCAAGGGTGGGCAAGCTCTGGAGAGTGCGCAGAAG GTGGACTGCATTGTTTTCGACAAGACAGGAACACTAACGATTGGAAAGCCTATCGTCGTCAATACCAGACTCTTGAAAAACATGGTGTTACGTGAATTCTATGACTATGTTGCAGCAGCAGAG GTCAACAGCGAGCACCCGCTGGGGAAGGCGATAGTGGAGCATGCCAAGAAATTTTATTCGGAGGAAAACCATAGCTGGCCTGAAGCAAGGGATTTCCTTTCGGTCACTGGACACGGCGTCAAGGCAAATATCAATGACAAGAGTGTCATTGTGGGCAACAAGAGCTTTATGTTGTCACTAGGCATCGACATCCCTGTGGAAGCTTCAGAAATCCTGatggaagaagaagataacgcGCAGACTGGGATCATCGTGGCTATGGATCAAGAAGTTGTGGGCATAATCGCTGTGTCTGATCCAATAAAACCAAATGCTCATGAAGTGATATCATACCTCAAGTCAATGAAGGTGGAGTGTATAATGGTGACCGGGGACAACTGGGGAACTGCCAAAGCCATCGGCAGAGAGGTTGGCATCGAAAATATCATGGCTGAAGCAAAACCAGAGCACAAGGCTGAGAAGGTGAAGGAACTTCAG CTGTCTGGAAAAACAGTAGGGATGGTTGGTGATGGAATCAACGACTCCCCAGCGCTGGTGGCAGCTGACGTCGGGATGGCGATTGGCGCAGGCACCGACGTTGCCATCGAAGCTGCGGACATCGTCCTCATGAAGAGCAACTTGGAGGACGTGATCACTGCCATCGACCTGTCGAGGAAGACCTTCTTCCGCATACGGATGAACTACGTCTGGGCTCTCGGCTACAACATCATGGGCATACCGATCGCTGCTGGGGTGCTGTTCCCGTCAACCCGGTTCCGCCTGCCACCCTGGGTCGCCGGAGCTGCGATGGCGGCGTCCTCCGTCAGTGTCGTCTGCTGGTCCCTGCTGCTGAGGTACTACAAGAGGCCATTGGTTATACAGGAGCGACAGACATAG